In Oscillatoria acuminata PCC 6304, a single window of DNA contains:
- a CDS encoding HigA family addiction module antitoxin — protein sequence MIRIPTHRPPTHPGEMLLEEFLKPMELTQRDLADAIYVPYQRVNEIINGRRGITTSTALRLAKFFDISPDFWLNLQLRWDLYHTQQEEQEILNQISSGGNLIKVQ from the coding sequence ATGATTCGCATTCCCACTCATCGCCCCCCGACTCATCCTGGCGAGATGCTTTTAGAAGAGTTTCTGAAGCCGATGGAACTGACCCAACGAGACTTAGCCGATGCTATTTATGTACCTTATCAGCGAGTCAATGAGATTATCAACGGGCGGCGAGGAATCACTACCAGTACCGCTCTACGGTTGGCTAAATTCTTTGATATTTCACCGGATTTTTGGCTGAATCTCCAACTGCGTTGGGATTTATATCATACCCAACAGGAAGAGCAAGAGATTCTGAACCAAATTTCCTCTGGGGGCAATCTGATAAAAGTTCAGTAA
- a CDS encoding HNH endonuclease, whose product MTKIPNVLRQLVIQRAMNRCEYCGLSQLGQVATFHIDHVIPVVAGGETIAQNLALACVSCSLRKGARQEIEDPETREMVSIFNPRQQKWNTHFAWNRVEVMGLTATGRATVKALNLNRSTLLAIRAEEELRGRHPPLEDMP is encoded by the coding sequence ATGACCAAAATTCCTAATGTTCTCCGGCAACTGGTTATTCAACGAGCCATGAATCGATGTGAATATTGTGGTCTTTCTCAGTTGGGTCAAGTTGCGACCTTTCACATTGACCATGTAATTCCTGTTGTTGCTGGCGGTGAAACCATCGCCCAAAATTTAGCTCTGGCTTGTGTTTCTTGTTCGCTTCGCAAAGGCGCACGTCAGGAAATTGAGGATCCTGAAACCCGTGAAATGGTCAGCATTTTTAATCCTCGCCAACAAAAATGGAATACTCATTTTGCTTGGAATAGAGTGGAAGTGATGGGGTTAACGGCAACAGGTCGAGCAACCGTGAAAGCCCTTAATTTAAATCGGTCAACTCTGTTGGCTATTCGGGCAGAAGAGGAATTGCGAGGACGACATCCACCCCTAGAAGATATGCCTTAA
- a CDS encoding type II toxin-antitoxin system ParD family antitoxin, protein MSISLSSELEKFIESQVESGKYPSPEDVIVAGIRLLEERERIYQGLFEELKKEIMLGIAASERGEVVDGETVFSELQQKLKRRRHQG, encoded by the coding sequence ATGAGTATATCGTTAAGTTCAGAACTTGAGAAATTTATTGAAAGTCAGGTAGAAAGCGGGAAGTATCCTTCTCCTGAAGATGTGATCGTAGCAGGTATTAGGCTGCTAGAGGAACGAGAACGCATTTATCAAGGGCTGTTTGAGGAATTGAAAAAGGAAATTATGCTGGGCATTGCCGCTTCAGAACGGGGTGAAGTTGTTGATGGGGAAACAGTTTTTTCTGAACTGCAACAGAAACTAAAACGACGCCGCCATCAGGGATAG
- the panB gene encoding 3-methyl-2-oxobutanoate hydroxymethyltransferase → MPITPQQLIERKQQGIAIVALTAYDYVSAKLLDRAGVDLLLVGDSLGMVVLGYETTLPLTLDEMIHHAKAVRRGIEKALMVVDLPFLTYQESFQQAMHSAGRILKETGAQAVKLEGGYPEIAETVRRLVLAGIPVLGHVGLTPQSVHQLGYRKQGKTPETSDRIFKEAVALQEAGAFAVVLEHIPSKLAAEISKTLVIPTIGIGAGVHCDGQVLVTHDLLGMTDRVPPFAKRYANLQETITQAVQAYGEDVRDRRFPPD, encoded by the coding sequence ATGCCCATCACCCCTCAACAATTAATCGAACGAAAACAACAAGGAATTGCGATCGTGGCGCTGACGGCTTATGATTATGTCTCGGCGAAATTGCTCGATCGCGCTGGGGTGGATTTGCTGTTAGTTGGCGATTCGTTAGGGATGGTGGTGTTGGGATATGAAACCACTCTGCCGTTGACGTTAGATGAGATGATTCATCATGCGAAAGCGGTGCGACGAGGTATCGAAAAAGCTTTGATGGTGGTGGATTTACCGTTTTTAACTTATCAAGAAAGTTTCCAACAGGCGATGCATTCGGCGGGAAGAATTTTGAAGGAAACAGGTGCTCAAGCGGTGAAGTTGGAGGGGGGATATCCGGAAATTGCGGAAACTGTCCGGCGATTGGTGTTGGCAGGAATTCCGGTGTTGGGTCATGTGGGGTTAACGCCGCAATCGGTACATCAATTAGGGTATCGGAAACAGGGAAAAACTCCAGAAACGAGCGATCGCATTTTTAAGGAGGCTGTCGCTTTGCAGGAAGCCGGTGCTTTTGCGGTGGTTTTGGAGCATATTCCTAGTAAATTAGCCGCAGAAATTTCTAAAACTTTGGTGATTCCAACCATTGGCATTGGTGCTGGGGTGCATTGTGATGGACAGGTGTTGGTGACTCATGATTTATTGGGAATGACGGACCGAGTGCCGCCTTTTGCAAAACGCTACGCCAATTTGCAGGAGACGATTACTCAGGCGGTACAGGCTTATGGGGAAGACGTTCGCGATCGCCGTTTTCCCCCGGACTAA
- a CDS encoding glycosyltransferase produces the protein MANGEHLPATLDEVSLPQVLPPILLPAFTRADLLKQVLDGLAEQSLRPPMIIAVVDGPRNEREQALVEETVQLLEDFSAIIPVELVRRSQNLGCDKNIVTAFNETFQTHDSLVYLEDDIVPNPCFYDRMCRLLAAYKNQKQVFSISAYSSIAGNAKDQIKADFFTSHRVFSWGYATWADRWHDIAMSTDKLYSNPFGAFYKIPPTIETQATIINQFWMEKQQTTDWVITMTLEALHQNRIHIIPKVSFVYNIGFGHPESKTYRGKEPAWVNAGYDPEACPNTLPPSLELLDCLQAPLTGSQLIQRLGRQNGLWLSPSAALYLLQQYPGWSSWGSCLQLFTTRLPVLLKRWRSGQSI, from the coding sequence ATGGCTAACGGGGAACACTTGCCAGCAACCTTGGATGAAGTCTCACTGCCTCAAGTCCTACCACCTATTCTGCTTCCAGCCTTCACCCGCGCCGATTTACTCAAGCAAGTCCTCGATGGCCTCGCCGAACAATCTCTGCGTCCCCCGATGATTATTGCCGTTGTCGATGGTCCGAGAAATGAGCGAGAACAGGCTTTAGTTGAGGAAACGGTGCAACTGCTGGAGGACTTCTCAGCTATAATTCCCGTTGAGTTGGTGCGCCGATCGCAGAACTTAGGCTGTGATAAAAACATCGTTACTGCCTTCAACGAGACATTCCAAACCCATGACTCTCTCGTTTACCTAGAGGATGATATTGTTCCGAATCCTTGTTTTTATGACCGAATGTGTCGTCTGTTAGCTGCCTATAAAAACCAAAAACAGGTTTTCTCAATTAGTGCTTATTCCTCAATTGCAGGCAACGCCAAAGACCAAATTAAAGCCGATTTTTTCACCTCCCATCGCGTCTTTTCTTGGGGTTATGCCACTTGGGCAGACCGTTGGCATGACATTGCTATGAGCACCGATAAACTATACTCTAATCCCTTTGGAGCATTTTATAAAATACCCCCCACAATAGAAACTCAGGCTACAATCATCAATCAATTTTGGATGGAAAAACAACAAACAACCGACTGGGTGATCACTATGACCCTGGAGGCACTCCATCAAAATAGAATACATATCATCCCTAAAGTGTCTTTTGTGTATAACATCGGCTTTGGCCACCCCGAGTCTAAAACCTATCGTGGGAAAGAACCAGCTTGGGTTAATGCGGGCTATGATCCCGAGGCTTGCCCCAATACATTACCCCCCAGTCTCGAACTGTTAGATTGCCTCCAGGCTCCCTTAACGGGCTCGCAACTCATCCAACGCCTGGGCAGACAGAACGGGTTATGGCTCAGTCCCTCAGCCGCGCTTTACTTGTTGCAACAGTATCCGGGTTGGTCAAGTTGGGGATCTTGTCTCCAACTGTTTACCACTCGACTGCCAGTTCTATTAAAACGTTGGCGCAGTGGACAATCGATTTAA
- a CDS encoding aldo/keto reductase produces the protein METRTLGKSALKITPIIMGTWQAGKKMWVGIEDNDIIQALRAAYHAGITTFDTAEVYGDGYSEQIVASALSDVRENVIYATKVFSNHLKHDQVIEACDRSLKNLKTDYIDLYQIHWPSGTWGGETVPIAETMGAMVKLKEQGKIRAIGVSNFNRAQMEEAAEYGQLDSLQPPYSLFWRKIETDQMPYCVENNISIISYSSLAQGLLTGKFGPDHQFAEGDHRSKNKLFADKENYARVQEALDKLRPIASRHHCTLAQLSLAWLIAQPQTCAIVGARNEQQATDNAKAADVNLSVEEVQEIDAIGRIVTDKLDENQVMWNF, from the coding sequence ATGGAAACGAGAACATTAGGGAAATCTGCGCTAAAAATTACCCCCATCATTATGGGAACCTGGCAAGCAGGGAAAAAGATGTGGGTCGGTATCGAAGATAATGACATAATCCAAGCCCTCCGCGCTGCCTATCACGCCGGAATTACCACCTTTGATACCGCCGAAGTGTATGGAGATGGATATTCAGAACAAATTGTCGCCTCTGCTTTGTCCGATGTGCGAGAAAATGTCATTTATGCCACCAAAGTTTTCTCAAACCATCTGAAACATGACCAAGTAATTGAAGCCTGCGATCGCTCCTTAAAAAACCTCAAAACCGACTATATCGACCTCTATCAAATTCACTGGCCCTCGGGAACCTGGGGAGGTGAAACGGTCCCCATTGCCGAAACGATGGGAGCAATGGTAAAACTGAAAGAACAAGGCAAAATTCGAGCAATCGGTGTCTCCAACTTTAACCGCGCCCAAATGGAAGAAGCAGCAGAATATGGACAGCTTGATAGTTTGCAACCTCCCTATTCTTTATTTTGGCGAAAAATCGAAACCGACCAAATGCCTTACTGTGTAGAAAACAACATTTCAATTATCTCCTATTCTTCCCTCGCCCAGGGACTCTTAACTGGCAAATTCGGACCGGATCATCAATTTGCCGAAGGTGACCATCGCTCTAAAAATAAACTCTTTGCCGACAAAGAGAATTATGCCAGGGTTCAAGAAGCCTTAGACAAACTCCGACCCATTGCCAGTCGCCATCATTGTACCTTAGCCCAACTCTCCTTAGCCTGGTTAATTGCTCAACCCCAAACCTGTGCCATTGTCGGCGCAAGAAACGAGCAACAAGCGACGGATAATGCCAAAGCTGCCGATGTGAATTTATCCGTCGAAGAGGTCCAAGAAATTGATGCGATCGGGCGAATTGTTACCGACAAACTAGATGAAAATCAAGTGATGTGGAACTTCTAA
- a CDS encoding HEAT repeat domain-containing protein: MSEPTPPNIGSQGNQGQQCNVAGNNYGVQNTYISEYPTPRQRQIDRDICRQMLQEQMQLTSNTVIGQVYGDRNLIEHDLFVDLALVKPKRTQNPRHPQEIDPEKGSDLFNREEVEKRFAYKEFLEEVINQRTQKSLAIIGEPGAGKTTLLQKLAFWLLQETDDLVVWVSLAELGSQPLGEYLEQKWLKEALGQSREEIKADWEQKFKGGAVWLLLDGLDEMSQTDQQALKLRGWVTDARMIVTCRLNLWQANPTQLQGFQTYLTQPFQDEQMQEFIQRWFRGLVEAGEDVKLAASLWSELQESGKERIKDLCRNPLRLTLLCSTWKVEDALPETTAELYEGFVESVYGWKETAFPVTEEEKEQLNAALGELAKASLEAETSRFRLTHRLVCEYLGKPKAKGSLFPLALKLGWLNEVGVAEENPREKVYGFYHATFQEYFAALAVEDWDYFLPKDHCDRPVEGKPYRIFESQWQQVILLWLGRWDVEAEGKEGFIRALVEFKGGVKYFYGGQAYFLAAAGINEFKACSLAGEIVRQVVKWGFGEFDIQKQQLTTLIDPIEKGARKAIPDTIRRLAIIELSAVIENCPNEYIRRQAAESLGEIDPGNPEAIAALVKLIETTEDEHTRLLAAASLREIGQGNPEEIAALVKLIETTENEDTRMQAAASLEKIGQGNPEAIAALVNLIETTEDEWIRTQVALSLEKIGQGNPEAIAALINLIATTEDEFTRTEDEFTRTHAAWSLEKIGQGNPEAIVRLVEVIRTTENESTRRQAAWSLERIGQGNPEVIVRLVEIIATTEDEHTRILAAASLGKIDPGKPEVIATLVNVIATTEDEHTRILAAASLGEIDPGNPEAIATLVNVIATTKDEWIRRQAAWSLEKINPGDPEVLAGLVKVITTTENEDTRWWAVWSLEKIDPGNPEVLAGLVKVITTTENQDTRQRAVGSLEKIGQGDSEAITTLVEVIRRTENESTLRQAAASLGEIDPGNPEAIAALVKLIETTEDEHTRLLAAASLRDIGQGKPEAIAGLVKLIETTEDLSILSLVVKSLEKIDPGNPEAIAALVNLIETTEDEWIRSQAVESLEKIDPSNPEVITGLVKVIATTENEDTRRQAAESLEKINPEAVPALLNLVATTEDEDTRSKAAKGLGKIFTTPQQYAGVVTALKDNLSDEVYQNDFKRFDECYKLIWNCAENLPYPQFYKAWHHPPTTPHPEVTEQTPNRGEQTFASPLTCEFLQHLPIYCLNADLLANETREREIALTLSELIWEITCPEEDPPEPATPAELRRHLKSLKRRNLEPHRAILFGSETFSTPTKPTPSLIAFCQKLTGEIAIAFLTDEPLEAPLKGFPPNQANLISAIETWLEEI, encoded by the coding sequence ATGTCAGAGCCAACTCCTCCGAATATCGGGAGTCAAGGGAACCAGGGTCAGCAATGCAATGTTGCTGGTAATAATTATGGTGTTCAAAATACTTACATTAGTGAGTATCCAACACCCCGGCAACGCCAGATTGACCGCGATATTTGCCGTCAGATGTTGCAAGAGCAAATGCAACTAACCAGCAATACGGTTATAGGTCAGGTTTATGGCGATCGCAACTTAATCGAGCATGATTTATTTGTCGATTTAGCCCTAGTGAAACCGAAACGGACTCAGAACCCAAGACACCCCCAAGAGATTGACCCCGAAAAAGGTTCCGACTTGTTCAATCGGGAGGAAGTCGAGAAACGGTTTGCTTACAAAGAGTTTCTCGAAGAAGTGATTAATCAACGCACCCAGAAAAGTCTTGCCATTATTGGGGAACCGGGGGCGGGAAAAACCACCTTACTCCAGAAATTAGCCTTTTGGTTATTACAAGAAACCGATGATTTAGTGGTTTGGGTATCCTTGGCAGAATTGGGCAGTCAACCACTGGGAGAGTATTTAGAGCAAAAATGGCTTAAAGAGGCATTGGGCCAATCCAGAGAAGAAATTAAAGCCGACTGGGAGCAGAAATTTAAAGGGGGTGCAGTCTGGTTACTGTTGGATGGCTTGGATGAGATGAGCCAGACGGACCAACAGGCGTTAAAATTGCGAGGTTGGGTGACAGATGCGCGGATGATTGTCACCTGTCGCTTGAATTTGTGGCAAGCGAACCCGACGCAGTTACAGGGGTTTCAAACCTATCTCACCCAACCGTTTCAGGATGAACAAATGCAGGAGTTTATCCAGCGGTGGTTTCGGGGGTTGGTGGAGGCGGGAGAGGATGTCAAGTTAGCGGCATCCTTGTGGTCAGAATTGCAAGAGTCGGGGAAGGAACGGATTAAGGATTTATGCCGCAATCCCCTGCGGTTAACGTTGTTATGTTCGACTTGGAAGGTGGAGGATGCGCTACCGGAAACCACGGCGGAATTGTATGAGGGTTTTGTGGAGTCCGTCTATGGGTGGAAGGAAACGGCTTTTCCGGTGACGGAGGAGGAAAAGGAACAGTTAAATGCGGCTTTGGGAGAGTTGGCGAAGGCATCCCTGGAGGCGGAAACCAGTCGATTTCGGTTAACTCATCGGTTGGTGTGTGAGTATTTGGGGAAACCGAAGGCAAAGGGGTCTCTGTTTCCTTTGGCGTTAAAGTTAGGCTGGTTGAATGAGGTGGGGGTGGCAGAGGAAAATCCCCGTGAGAAGGTGTATGGGTTTTATCATGCGACGTTTCAGGAGTATTTTGCGGCGTTGGCAGTGGAGGATTGGGATTATTTTCTGCCGAAGGATCATTGCGATCGTCCGGTGGAGGGGAAGCCGTATCGGATTTTTGAGTCGCAGTGGCAGCAGGTAATTTTGTTGTGGTTGGGGCGTTGGGATGTTGAGGCTGAGGGCAAGGAGGGGTTTATTCGTGCGTTGGTTGAGTTTAAAGGTGGAGTCAAATATTTTTATGGAGGTCAAGCCTATTTTCTGGCAGCAGCAGGAATTAATGAGTTTAAGGCTTGTTCTCTGGCTGGTGAGATTGTGCGGCAGGTGGTAAAGTGGGGGTTTGGTGAGTTTGATATTCAGAAACAGCAATTGACAACTTTGATCGATCCGATTGAAAAAGGGGCGAGAAAGGCGATACCTGACACCATTAGAAGACTGGCAATTATAGAACTGAGTGCAGTCATTGAGAATTGCCCAAATGAATATATCCGTAGGCAGGCGGCTGAGAGTTTAGGGGAAATCGACCCAGGAAATCCCGAGGCGATCGCGGCATTGGTCAAACTTATCGAAACTACTGAGGATGAACATACCCGTCTGCTGGCGGCAGCGAGCTTAAGGGAAATCGGACAAGGTAACCCAGAGGAGATTGCGGCATTGGTCAAACTTATCGAAACTACTGAGAATGAAGATACCCGGATGCAGGCGGCAGCGAGTTTAGAGAAAATCGGACAAGGCAACCCAGAGGCGATCGCAGCCTTGGTCAATCTGATCGAAACTACTGAGGATGAATGGATCCGGACGCAGGTGGCTTTGAGTTTAGAGAAAATCGGACAAGGCAACCCAGAGGCGATCGCAGCCTTGATCAATCTGATCGCCACTACTGAGGATGAATTTACCCGGACTGAGGATGAATTTACCCGGACGCATGCGGCTTGGAGTTTAGAGAAAATCGGACAAGGCAACCCAGAGGCGATCGTGAGGTTAGTCGAAGTTATCCGCACGACTGAGAATGAATCTACTCGTAGGCAGGCGGCTTGGAGTTTAGAGAGAATCGGACAAGGCAACCCAGAAGTGATCGTGAGGTTGGTCGAAATTATCGCCACTACTGAGGATGAACATACCCGGATACTTGCGGCAGCGAGTTTAGGGAAAATCGACCCAGGCAAGCCAGAAGTGATCGCGACGTTGGTTAATGTTATTGCCACCACTGAGGATGAACATACCCGGATACTTGCGGCAGCGAGTTTAGGGGAAATTGACCCAGGCAACCCAGAAGCGATCGCGACGTTGGTTAATGTTATTGCCACGACTAAGGATGAATGGATCCGGAGGCAGGCAGCTTGGAGTTTAGAGAAAATCAACCCAGGTGACCCAGAGGTGCTCGCGGGGTTGGTCAAAGTGATCACCACCACGGAGAATGAAGATACCCGTTGGTGGGCAGTATGGAGTTTAGAAAAAATCGACCCAGGGAACCCAGAGGTACTCGCGGGGTTGGTCAAAGTGATCACCACCACGGAGAATCAAGATACCCGTCAGCGGGCGGTAGGGAGTTTAGAGAAAATTGGACAAGGTGACTCAGAGGCGATCACAACGTTAGTCGAAGTTATCCGCAGGACTGAGAATGAATCTACTCTTCGGCAGGCGGCAGCGAGCTTAGGGGAAATCGACCCAGGAAATCCCGAGGCGATCGCAGCATTGGTCAAACTTATCGAAACTACTGAGGATGAACATACCCGTCTGCTGGCGGCAGCGAGCTTAAGGGACATCGGACAAGGTAAGCCAGAAGCGATTGCGGGGTTGGTCAAACTTATCGAAACTACTGAGGATCTATCCATCCTCAGTCTGGTGGTAAAGAGTTTAGAGAAAATCGACCCAGGCAACCCAGAAGCGATTGCGGCGTTGGTCAATCTGATCGAAACTACTGAGGATGAATGGATCCGGAGCCAGGCGGTAGAGAGTTTAGAGAAAATCGACCCAAGCAACCCAGAGGTGATCACGGGATTGGTCAAAGTCATCGCCACCACGGAGAATGAAGATACCCGTCGGCAGGCGGCAGAGAGTTTAGAGAAAATCAACCCAGAGGCGGTTCCGGCGTTGCTCAATCTTGTCGCCACTACTGAGGATGAAGATACCCGGAGTAAGGCGGCAAAAGGTTTAGGGAAAATCTTCACCACACCCCAACAATATGCAGGGGTCGTCACCGCTTTAAAAGACAACCTCAGCGATGAAGTTTACCAAAACGACTTTAAGCGATTCGATGAATGCTACAAACTCATCTGGAACTGTGCCGAAAATCTCCCCTATCCCCAATTTTATAAAGCATGGCATCATCCCCCCACCACCCCCCATCCCGAAGTCACCGAACAAACCCCCAATAGGGGAGAACAAACTTTCGCCTCTCCCCTCACCTGCGAATTCCTGCAACACCTGCCGATTTATTGCCTCAACGCCGACCTCCTCGCCAACGAAACCCGCGAACGGGAAATCGCCCTCACCCTCAGCGAACTGATTTGGGAAATCACTTGTCCCGAGGAAGACCCCCCGGAACCCGCCACCCCAGCAGAACTGCGCCGCCACCTCAAAAGCCTAAAACGCCGTAACCTCGAACCCCACCGCGCCATCCTCTTCGGCAGCGAAACATTTTCCACCCCGACCAAACCCACCCCTTCCCTCATCGCCTTTTGCCAAAAACTGACCGGGGAAATAGCCATAGCCTTCCTCACCGACGAACCCCTAGAAGCGCCGTTAAAAGGCTTTCCCCCCAATCAAGCGAATCTGATATCCGCTATTGAAACCTGGTTAGAGGAGATTTAA
- a CDS encoding polysaccharide pyruvyl transferase family protein, with the protein MKLYYCKYPEGRQNFGDALNVWLWEQLLDGILDDDPSSVFVGIGTLLNDALPTRTSNAKQRIIFSTGAGYEKQALSLDESYHIYCLRGPISAQILGVDPGLAITDGALLLRKVIDLNPLPKKYKFSYMPHYDFAGDGWQNACDQQGFGYISPAWDLTQVITSIRETEVLICEAMHGAIVADALRVPWIPAKTHPAILALKWQDWCASVGLEYHPQALGYLYQPRSSQGGWAKGDASTSVVDWVVSPAKQVRDWWRQRKAGQELSELANRATPCLSSDVCLERLTTRLEEALERFKQDYRQGKFQG; encoded by the coding sequence ATGAAACTTTATTATTGTAAGTATCCAGAGGGACGGCAAAATTTTGGAGATGCCTTAAACGTCTGGCTCTGGGAGCAGTTGCTTGATGGGATCTTAGATGACGATCCCAGTTCAGTCTTTGTCGGAATTGGCACCTTACTCAATGATGCCCTGCCAACACGAACCTCAAACGCAAAGCAAAGAATTATTTTTAGCACTGGGGCCGGCTATGAGAAGCAAGCCTTAAGTTTAGATGAATCCTATCACATATACTGTTTACGAGGACCGATCTCTGCCCAAATTTTAGGGGTTGACCCCGGTCTGGCGATTACCGATGGTGCCCTTTTACTGCGTAAGGTGATTGATCTCAATCCCCTGCCTAAGAAATATAAGTTTTCCTATATGCCTCATTATGATTTTGCTGGAGATGGCTGGCAAAATGCCTGCGATCAACAGGGTTTTGGCTATATTAGTCCAGCCTGGGATCTGACCCAGGTAATCACCAGCATTCGCGAAACCGAAGTTCTAATTTGCGAAGCCATGCATGGGGCAATTGTCGCCGATGCCTTACGAGTTCCTTGGATTCCCGCCAAAACTCACCCGGCTATTTTGGCGCTAAAGTGGCAAGATTGGTGTGCTTCGGTGGGATTGGAATATCATCCTCAGGCGCTGGGGTATCTCTATCAACCCCGCTCATCCCAAGGAGGCTGGGCGAAAGGAGACGCTTCCACGTCGGTCGTAGATTGGGTAGTATCTCCGGCAAAACAGGTGCGCGATTGGTGGCGACAACGGAAAGCGGGTCAGGAACTCTCGGAGTTGGCTAACAGAGCAACTCCTTGTTTGAGTAGTGATGTCTGTCTAGAGAGACTAACGACTCGCTTAGAGGAAGCATTGGAGCGGTTTAAACAGGATTATCGTCAAGGAAAGTTTCAGGGTTAA
- a CDS encoding PIN domain-containing protein: protein MAIADENIILRYILNDHEILSAKAAQIIENNRVNLPIEVACEVVFVLQKVYQVEREKIQEVLSHLIEEDLVGLEKPELLLKDLEVYSQTKFDFVDCLLVSYCEVYQESIFTFDKKLENHLNRGT from the coding sequence ATGGCGATCGCTGATGAAAATATTATTCTTCGCTACATCCTGAATGACCATGAGATATTATCAGCCAAAGCAGCGCAGATTATTGAAAATAATAGGGTGAATTTACCAATTGAAGTGGCTTGCGAGGTGGTATTTGTTCTCCAAAAAGTTTATCAGGTTGAAAGAGAGAAAATTCAAGAAGTATTAAGTCACTTAATTGAAGAAGATTTAGTAGGTCTGGAAAAGCCTGAATTATTGCTCAAAGATTTAGAGGTGTATAGTCAAACAAAGTTTGATTTTGTAGATTGTCTTTTAGTGTCATATTGTGAAGTTTATCAAGAATCTATCTTTACTTTTGACAAAAAGTTAGAAAATCATCTTAACAGAGGTACTTAA